The Emys orbicularis isolate rEmyOrb1 chromosome 21, rEmyOrb1.hap1, whole genome shotgun sequence genome has a segment encoding these proteins:
- the COQ8B gene encoding atypical kinase COQ8B, mitochondrial: MWPELRGALRGAVGEVLGGAPWGQPQTWAPARRRAGVRGPQVLVPRERGGTSSPNGAPKQLPDVSLLGGPPTAARASGQSAPPPLPAAHTGTRGSGCPGLGPGRLFHRDAALGALMADDIRRAREARRKMGPEEPARAPRQTLSERARERTVPASRVGRLASFGGLAVGLGIGALAEMAKNSLNGETKPRDGSGSVLGSSPFLSEANAARIVDTLCRVRGAALKVGQMLSIQDNSFLSPQLQRIFARVRQSADFMPAWQTRRVLAEELGQDWREKVASFEETPFAAASIGQVHLGVLCDGTEVAMKIQYPGIAQSIRSDVENLLALLRVSAVLPAGLFADNTLQVLQRELEWECDYRREADCARSFRQLLAGDPFFEVPRVVGELTTRRVLTMELGSGVPLDQCQELPQDLRNEICLNVLRLCLRELFQFRFMQTDPNWANFFYDAGKHQVTLLDFGASRPFSREFTHHYIEVVKAAADGDRAKVLQKSKHLKFVTGFETKEFEEAHVDTVMILGEAFSAPGLFDFGAQSTTRRVQALIPVMLRHRLTPPPEESYALHRKLAGCFLLCARLRARIPCHGLFQELYGQYWARERGA; this comes from the exons ATGTGgccggagctgcggggggcgctgCGGGGCGCCGTGggcgaggtgctggggggggccccGTGGGGGCAGCCCCAGACCTGGGCCCCGGCCCGACGCAGG GCAGGAGTCCGGGGGCCCCAGGTGCTCGTCCCAAGAGAGAGAGGTGGCACATCAAGTCCAAACGGGGCCCCCAAGCAGCTCCCAGACGTGTCTCTGTTAGGGGGCCCCCCCACAGCTGCGAGGGCTTCTGGCCAGTCggctcctccccccctgcccGCGGCACACACCGGCACCCGGGGCTCCGGGTGCCCCGGTCTCGGCCCCGGCCGGCTCTTCCACCGAGACGCGGCGCTGGGAGCCCTCATGGCTGACGACATCCGCAGAGCCCGGGAGGCCAGGCGGAAGATGGGCCCGGAGGAGCCGGCTCGGGCACCTAGGCAGACG CTCAGCGAGAGAGCCCGGGAGCGGACGGTGCCTGCGTCGCGCGTGGGTCGGCTCGCCAGCTTCGGAG GTCTGGCGGTGGGGCTGGGCATCGGGGCCCTGGCAGAGATGGCCAAGAACTCGCTCAATGGGGAGACGAAGCcaaggg ACGGCAGCGGCTCggtcctgggctccagccccttCCTGTCGGAGGCCAACGCAGCGCGGATCGTGGACACGCTGTGCAGGGTGCGGGGCGCCGCCCTCAAGGTCGGGCAGATGCTGAGTATCCAAG ATAACAGCTTCCTCAGCCCCCAGCTGCAGCGGATCTTCGCGCGGGTGCGGCAGAGTGCGGACTTCATGCCGGCCTGGCAGACCAGG AGAGTGCTGGCAGAGGAACTGGGGCAGGACTGGCGGGAGAAGGTGGCCTCCTTCGAGGAGACGCCCTTCGCAGCGGCGTCCATTGGCCAGGTGCACCTCGGGGTGCTCTGCGACGGGACGGAGGTGGCCATGAAGATCCAG TACCCGGGCATAGCCCAGAGCATCCGGAGCGATGTGGAGAACCTGCTGGCGCTGCTGAGGGTCAGCGCGGTGCTCCCGGCGG gcCTCTTCGCCGACAACACGCTGCAGGTGCTGCAGAGAGAGCTGGAGTGGGAGTGTGACTACCGGCGCGAGGCCGACTGCGCCCGGAGCTTCAG GCAGCTCCTGGCCGGCGACCCTTTCTTCGAGGTGCCAAGGGTGGTGGGCGAGCTGACGACGCGGCGGGTGCTGACCATGGAGTTGGGGAGCGGCGTCCCCCTGGATCAGTGCCAGGAGCTTCCCCAGGACCTCCGGAACGAG ATCTGTCTCAACGTCCTGCGCCTCTGCCTGCGGGAGCTCTTCCAATTCCGCTTCATGCAGACGGACCCCAACTGGGCCAACTTCTTCTACGATGCTGGCAAGCACCAG GTGACCTTGCTGGATTTTGGAGCAAGCCGGCCCTTCAGCAGAGAGTTCACCCATCACTACATCGAG GTGGTGAAAGCTGCAGCCGACGGGGACAGAGCCAAGGTGCTCCAAAAATCGAAACACTTGAAGTTTGTGACTGGCTTCGAGACCAAG gAGTTTGAGGAGGCGCACGTGGACACGGTGATGATCCTGGGGGAGGCTTTCTCCGCCCCGGGGCTCTTTGACTTCGGCGCCCAGAGCACCACGCGGCGCGTGCAGGCCCTGATTCCCGTCATGCTGCGCCACCGGCTGACGCCGCCCCCCGAGGAGAGCTACGCCCTGCACCGCAAGCTGGCcggctgcttcctgctctgcgCCCGGCTGCGCGCCCGCATCCCCTGCCACGGCCTCTTCCAGGAGCTCTACGGGCAGTACTGGGCCCGGGAGCGGGGAGCCTAG